The Asticcacaulis excentricus CB 48 genome includes a window with the following:
- the queE gene encoding 7-carboxy-7-deazaguanine synthase translates to MVYSFKEIFLTLQGEGGQAGRVAVFARFAGCNLWSGREQDRATAACTFCDTDFVGTDGEGGGKFDTPEAAVAALDAHWGQIDPAHKSVVFTGGEPLLQLDAPLIAAVKSAGYFIAVESNGTLRAPIGIDWLCISPKGENRLHQTSGQELKLVWPQDRVDPAEFARMDFERFYLQPKDPLDQNPAMRAAHTQAVIDYCLAHPQWRMSVQTHKVVGVR, encoded by the coding sequence ATGGTTTATAGTTTCAAAGAGATATTTCTGACTCTTCAGGGCGAGGGCGGGCAGGCGGGTCGCGTAGCGGTGTTTGCGCGCTTTGCCGGTTGCAACCTATGGAGTGGGCGCGAACAGGACCGGGCGACGGCAGCCTGCACCTTCTGCGACACGGATTTTGTCGGCACCGATGGCGAGGGTGGCGGCAAGTTCGACACGCCCGAAGCGGCGGTGGCTGCGCTGGATGCGCATTGGGGTCAGATTGACCCCGCGCACAAATCGGTCGTCTTCACCGGCGGGGAACCGCTGCTGCAACTGGATGCACCTCTGATCGCGGCGGTGAAGTCCGCGGGCTATTTCATCGCGGTAGAATCGAACGGTACGCTGCGCGCACCCATTGGCATCGACTGGTTGTGCATCTCGCCCAAGGGCGAAAACCGTCTGCATCAGACGTCCGGGCAAGAGTTGAAACTGGTCTGGCCGCAGGATCGCGTCGATCCGGCGGAGTTTGCCCGTATGGACTTTGAGCGCTTCTATCTGCAACCGAAAGACCCGCTGGATCAGAATCCGGCCATGCGCGCCGCTCATACGCAGGCGGTGATCGACTACTGTCTGGCCCATCCTCAATGGCGCATGAGCGTTCAAACGCACAAGGTCGTAGGTGTCAGGTAG
- a CDS encoding Ppx/GppA phosphatase family protein has translation MDPSPLYAALDLGTNNCRLMIAAWHNGQFRIVEAFSRIVRLGEGLSQTGNLSDRAMERALAALKLCAEKIGRRPVVRTRAVATQACRIAQNGPDFIRRVERETGLKLTIITPEEEARLSVVGCASLLEGDARAAIVMDVGGGSTEISWLPLGEATEPTGTNAARGLTARGKTPRPQYWISIPKGVVNLAERFPEPANGDKQVWFAQMVEDVRQSLIDFKAPEPLRPWFEAQQAYIVGTSGAITSLAGMHLKLDRYDRSKVDGLWMTHDQCRTVIDRLLGLGQRGREQEPCIGKDRADLVLAGAAILEAVQSLWPCDRLRVADRGLREGLLLSMVRKRPRRRRTRRDKST, from the coding sequence ATGGACCCATCTCCGCTCTATGCCGCGCTTGATCTCGGAACCAATAATTGCCGCTTGATGATCGCCGCTTGGCACAACGGTCAGTTCCGCATCGTTGAGGCCTTTTCTCGCATCGTGCGACTGGGCGAAGGCCTGAGCCAGACGGGCAATCTGTCCGATCGCGCCATGGAACGTGCGCTAGCGGCGCTTAAGCTGTGCGCCGAAAAGATCGGGCGGCGGCCTGTGGTACGCACGCGCGCCGTCGCCACACAGGCCTGCCGCATTGCGCAAAACGGTCCCGACTTCATACGCCGCGTTGAAAGGGAAACAGGTCTCAAGCTGACGATCATCACGCCGGAAGAAGAAGCGCGTCTGTCGGTTGTCGGCTGCGCCTCGTTGCTGGAAGGCGACGCCAGAGCCGCTATTGTGATGGATGTCGGCGGTGGATCGACCGAGATTTCTTGGCTGCCTCTGGGGGAAGCAACGGAGCCAACCGGCACGAACGCGGCGCGAGGCCTGACGGCGCGGGGGAAAACACCGCGGCCGCAATACTGGATCTCCATTCCTAAAGGCGTGGTCAACTTAGCCGAACGCTTCCCAGAGCCGGCCAATGGTGACAAACAGGTATGGTTTGCGCAGATGGTCGAGGATGTGCGTCAATCCCTGATCGACTTCAAAGCCCCGGAACCCCTGCGCCCCTGGTTTGAGGCGCAGCAGGCGTATATTGTCGGTACTTCCGGGGCCATTACCTCCCTTGCCGGGATGCATCTTAAGCTGGACCGTTATGACCGCTCAAAGGTCGATGGTCTGTGGATGACGCATGATCAGTGCCGCACAGTCATCGACCGTCTGCTGGGGCTGGGACAAAGAGGACGCGAGCAGGAACCCTGTATCGGTAAGGATCGCGCAGATCTGGTGCTGGCCGGGGCCGCCATTTTGGAAGCCGTGCAAAGCCTTTGGCCGTGTGACCGTCTGCGCGTCGCCGATCGTGGCCTGCGCGAAGGTCTGCTGCTTTCGATGGTCAGAAAGCGGCCGCGTCGTCGCCGGACGCGCCGAGATAAATCTACCTGA
- the hspQ gene encoding heat shock protein HspQ, protein MITDSVSGSVNGAYVTGGGDRAARFGIGQLVRHVLFDFRGVVFDIDPQFSDTEEWLMAIPEAVRPEKDQPFYHLLAENGDICYVAYASEGNLCPDETGMPLRHPQTDLIFERFENGRYLLKSRLAN, encoded by the coding sequence ATGATTACCGATTCTGTCTCTGGTTCCGTTAACGGCGCTTATGTAACGGGCGGCGGGGATCGTGCAGCGCGTTTCGGCATCGGTCAGCTGGTCCGCCACGTCCTGTTCGACTTTCGCGGCGTGGTCTTCGATATTGATCCACAGTTTTCTGATACCGAAGAATGGCTTATGGCCATCCCCGAAGCGGTGCGTCCGGAGAAGGATCAGCCCTTTTATCACCTGCTCGCTGAAAATGGCGACATCTGCTATGTTGCCTATGCGTCCGAGGGCAACCTTTGCCCGGATGAAACGGGAATGCCGCTACGCCACCCGCAGACGGACCTTATTTTTGAACGTTTCGAAAACGGCCGCTATCTCCTGAAATCGCGTCTCGCCAATTAA
- the tgt gene encoding tRNA guanosine(34) transglycosylase Tgt codes for MSAFPFEISASDGQARTGVLKTPRGDIPTPIFMPVGTAATVKALTLDMVRQSHAKIILGNTYHLMLRPSAERVKRLGGLHKFMGWDGPILTDSGGFQVMSLSQISKVTEEAVTFQSHIDGSKHVLSPERSMEIQADLLGSDIVMQLDECVSWPADEARAQNALQLSARWGLRSKQAFGQRDTQALFGIQQGSTFESLRRESTDRLLEIGFDGYAIGGLAVGEGHEAMCDTLEYCAPLLPWNRPRYLMGVGKPIDLVEGVARGVDMFDCVLPTRSGRHGQVWTWEGPINIKNARFAEDDTPLDAASDCPASRDYSKAYLHHLFKAEEILGQVLLSWHNIAFFQALMIRMRDAIAAGEFQAFRTWFHETHLKTSA; via the coding sequence ATGTCCGCATTCCCTTTTGAAATCTCCGCTTCCGATGGTCAGGCCCGCACCGGCGTGCTGAAAACGCCGCGTGGCGACATCCCGACCCCTATCTTCATGCCCGTAGGCACCGCCGCTACGGTCAAGGCCCTGACGCTCGACATGGTGCGTCAGAGCCACGCCAAAATCATCCTCGGCAACACCTATCACCTGATGCTACGCCCGTCGGCCGAGCGTGTTAAGCGGCTGGGCGGCCTGCACAAATTCATGGGCTGGGACGGCCCCATCCTCACCGATTCCGGCGGCTTTCAGGTGATGAGCCTGTCGCAAATCTCCAAAGTCACCGAAGAGGCCGTGACCTTTCAGAGCCATATCGATGGCTCAAAGCACGTCCTGTCCCCGGAACGCTCGATGGAGATTCAGGCCGACCTGCTGGGCTCTGACATCGTCATGCAACTCGATGAGTGCGTTTCATGGCCCGCCGACGAAGCGCGCGCGCAAAACGCGCTGCAACTGTCGGCGCGCTGGGGCCTGCGATCGAAACAGGCGTTTGGGCAGCGCGACACGCAGGCCCTGTTCGGCATTCAGCAGGGCTCGACCTTTGAGAGCCTACGCCGCGAATCGACCGACCGTCTGCTGGAGATCGGCTTTGACGGCTATGCCATCGGCGGTCTGGCTGTTGGTGAAGGTCATGAGGCCATGTGCGACACGCTGGAATACTGCGCGCCGCTCCTGCCGTGGAACCGTCCGCGCTACCTCATGGGAGTAGGCAAGCCGATTGATCTGGTCGAAGGCGTGGCGCGTGGCGTCGATATGTTCGACTGCGTCCTGCCAACGCGCTCTGGTCGCCACGGTCAGGTGTGGACATGGGAAGGTCCGATCAACATCAAAAACGCTCGCTTTGCCGAGGACGACACTCCGCTGGATGCCGCCAGCGACTGTCCGGCCAGCCGCGACTATTCCAAGGCCTATCTGCACCACCTGTTCAAGGCGGAGGAAATCCTGGGGCAGGTGCTATTAAGCTGGCACAACATTGCCTTCTTTCAGGCCCTGATGATCCGCATGCGCGACGCTATCGCGGCAGGTGAGTTTCAGGCCTTCCGTACGTGGTTCCACGAAACGCATCTGAAAACGTCCGCCTAA
- a CDS encoding GNAT family N-acetyltransferase encodes MIETPRLILRPHVLDDYNGLCAMFGDPDFYRLSGLTPQSPEEVWHRLLRYMGHWTAFGWGLFAAIEKDTGRFVGDTGLADFHRGLGPNFDLSPEAAWAITPACQGRGYALEAVRAAHDWFDATHPQRTVCIIDPSNTPSQKVAAALGYQAFGDATYKGHKVTQFERHP; translated from the coding sequence ATGATCGAAACCCCTCGCCTGATCCTCCGTCCGCACGTCCTTGACGACTATAACGGCCTGTGTGCCATGTTCGGCGACCCGGACTTTTACCGCCTCTCAGGCCTCACGCCGCAGTCGCCGGAAGAGGTGTGGCACCGCCTGCTGCGCTACATGGGGCACTGGACGGCCTTTGGCTGGGGCCTGTTCGCCGCCATCGAAAAGGATACAGGGCGGTTTGTAGGGGATACGGGTCTGGCCGACTTCCACCGCGGTCTGGGGCCCAATTTCGACCTGTCGCCCGAAGCCGCTTGGGCCATTACGCCCGCCTGTCAGGGCCGGGGCTATGCTCTGGAGGCCGTGCGGGCCGCCCACGACTGGTTTGACGCCACACACCCGCAACGCACCGTGTGCATTATCGACCCGTCCAATACGCCGTCGCAAAAGGTGGCAGCCGCATTGGGGTACCAAGCCTTTGGCGACGCAACCTATAAGGGTCACAAAGTCACCCAATTCGAGCGACATCCGTGA
- a CDS encoding pyridoxal phosphate-dependent aminotransferase produces the protein MTADIAPFYAIEISRLAHALKDQGRSIIHMEFGQPSTGAPKAAIEAAHRILDSDGMGYWESTPLKARLAKHYLGSYGVSVDPERFILTCGASPALVLALSAGFKPGARIALARPGYVAYRNVLKALNMVPIEIPCGPEVRFQLTAEALSTLDPAPDGVIIASPANPTGTVIAPDELKAIAEVCRSRGIRILSDEIYHGLTYEAPARSLLEHAPDAWVVSSFSKYFSMVGWRLGWCLAPESHVAAARAYVGNLFLTAPSLSQHAGLIALDSRAELDGHVQTYRRNRRLLLDALPQLGLSRIAPPDGAFYIYADIGHLTDDSLSFCKALLNDTGVCTAPGIDFDPVEGHRFIRFSFAVSADEVEDAITRLVPWFKAKSP, from the coding sequence ATGACCGCAGATATCGCCCCCTTCTACGCCATAGAGATCAGCCGGCTGGCCCACGCCCTCAAGGATCAGGGGCGCTCCATCATCCATATGGAGTTCGGACAGCCCTCAACCGGCGCGCCGAAAGCCGCGATTGAGGCCGCGCATCGTATTCTCGACAGCGACGGCATGGGCTATTGGGAAAGCACGCCCTTGAAGGCGCGGCTGGCGAAGCATTATCTCGGCAGCTACGGCGTCAGTGTCGATCCGGAGCGCTTTATTCTGACCTGCGGGGCGTCCCCCGCTCTGGTGCTGGCGCTCAGTGCGGGCTTTAAACCGGGGGCGCGTATCGCGCTCGCGCGGCCCGGCTATGTGGCCTATCGCAATGTGCTGAAGGCGCTGAACATGGTGCCGATCGAAATCCCTTGTGGGCCGGAAGTGCGCTTTCAACTGACCGCCGAGGCGCTGAGCACGCTCGATCCGGCTCCGGATGGCGTGATTATCGCCAGCCCGGCCAACCCCACCGGCACGGTCATAGCGCCTGACGAACTCAAGGCCATAGCGGAGGTGTGCCGATCGCGCGGTATCCGCATCCTGTCGGACGAAATCTATCACGGCCTGACCTATGAAGCCCCGGCGCGGTCGTTGCTCGAACACGCGCCAGACGCCTGGGTGGTCAGCAGTTTTTCCAAATATTTCAGCATGGTCGGCTGGCGGCTTGGCTGGTGCTTAGCCCCCGAAAGCCATGTCGCCGCTGCACGCGCCTATGTCGGCAACCTGTTTCTGACCGCGCCCTCGCTCAGCCAGCACGCCGGGCTAATCGCGCTCGACAGCCGCGCGGAACTGGATGGGCATGTCCAAACCTATCGTCGCAATCGCCGTCTGCTGCTCGATGCCTTGCCGCAACTGGGTCTGAGCCGCATCGCACCGCCCGACGGGGCCTTCTATATCTATGCCGATATTGGGCATCTGACCGATGACAGCCTGTCCTTCTGCAAGGCGCTGCTTAATGATACAGGCGTCTGCACCGCGCCCGGCATCGACTTCGATCCGGTCGAAGGGCACCGCTTTATCCGCTTCAGCTTTGCCGTTTCGGCGGATGAGGTCGAGGACGCGATCACGCGCCTGGTGCCGTGGTTTAAGGCGAAAAGTCCTTAA
- the queA gene encoding tRNA preQ1(34) S-adenosylmethionine ribosyltransferase-isomerase QueA: protein MKVSDFDFDLPEDRIALRPVTPREAARLLRVDGVVREDWRVGDLPSLLKAGDLLVINNTRVLPTQLKGTRVREGQTVAFEATLIKSLDGQRWQAFLKPGRRIREGDTLRFDDLSARVLSKDEDGVYVLRFEQAASEVLNGLHRLGGMPLPPYIRSKRPEDEQDKSDYQTVFARDEGSVAAPTAGLHFTPELLQALRDKGVLFEEVTLHVGAGTFLPVKVEDTKDHRMHAEFGVVSADSAARINAARVAGGRIIAIGTTALRLIESACDADGRIHPFSGDTDIFITPGVPVRSADMLWTNFHLPKSTLFMLVCAFAGTEAMKAAYAHAINSGYRFFSYGDASLLTNKSR, encoded by the coding sequence ATGAAGGTTTCCGATTTCGATTTTGACCTACCTGAGGATCGCATCGCACTTCGTCCTGTCACCCCGCGCGAGGCCGCCCGCCTGCTGCGCGTCGATGGTGTTGTGCGCGAAGACTGGCGCGTCGGTGATCTGCCGTCGCTTCTGAAGGCCGGTGACCTGCTGGTTATCAATAATACGCGCGTCCTGCCGACCCAACTCAAAGGCACCCGTGTGCGCGAGGGCCAGACGGTGGCGTTCGAGGCCACCCTGATCAAGTCGCTGGATGGCCAGCGTTGGCAAGCCTTTCTGAAACCCGGCCGCCGCATCCGCGAAGGCGACACCCTGCGTTTCGACGACCTCAGCGCCCGTGTCCTGTCAAAAGACGAAGACGGCGTCTATGTCTTGCGCTTCGAGCAGGCGGCGTCTGAGGTATTGAACGGTCTGCACCGACTGGGTGGGATGCCGCTGCCGCCCTATATCCGCTCCAAACGTCCGGAGGATGAGCAGGACAAAAGCGACTATCAGACGGTCTTTGCCCGTGACGAAGGCTCCGTCGCCGCCCCGACCGCCGGGCTGCATTTCACGCCGGAACTGCTGCAAGCGTTGCGGGACAAGGGGGTGCTGTTCGAAGAAGTCACCCTGCACGTTGGTGCCGGGACCTTCCTGCCGGTTAAGGTGGAAGACACCAAAGACCACAGGATGCACGCCGAATTCGGCGTCGTGTCAGCCGACTCGGCTGCCCGCATCAATGCTGCCCGCGTTGCCGGAGGCCGCATCATCGCCATCGGCACCACCGCCCTGCGCCTGATCGAAAGCGCCTGCGACGCCGATGGCCGCATCCATCCGTTCAGCGGCGACACCGACATCTTCATCACGCCGGGCGTGCCGGTGCGCTCCGCCGATATGCTGTGGACCAATTTCCATCTGCCGAAATCGACCCTGTTCATGCTGGTCTGTGCCTTCGCCGGCACCGAAGCTATGAAGGCGGCCTATGCACACGCCATCAACAGCGGGTATCGCTTCTTTTCGTATGGCGATGCGAGCTTGTTGACGAATAAATCAAGATAA
- a CDS encoding STAS/SEC14 domain-containing protein produces MPPRSRLNFSQNDEQKRITIRYIGDLDGQEIVNGIARYLETVGEVWLYDIIIDMRRFEGFVPFEELGRLAREWATIAHGRDMGRKVAIISQDPLVLARAKAYPATFPTRVIRIFAEMIDGENWIEGKETPAAAQDTPRAS; encoded by the coding sequence ATGCCCCCGCGCTCCCGCCTGAATTTCTCACAGAACGACGAACAGAAACGCATCACTATTCGCTATATCGGTGATCTGGACGGTCAGGAGATCGTCAACGGCATCGCGCGTTATCTCGAAACCGTGGGCGAGGTCTGGCTTTACGACATCATTATCGACATGCGCCGCTTTGAGGGTTTCGTGCCGTTTGAGGAACTGGGGCGGCTGGCGCGCGAATGGGCCACCATTGCACACGGTCGAGATATGGGGCGTAAGGTGGCCATCATCAGTCAGGACCCGCTGGTTCTGGCGCGTGCCAAGGCCTATCCCGCCACCTTCCCCACCCGCGTCATCCGTATCTTTGCCGAGATGATCGACGGTGAAAACTGGATCGAAGGCAAGGAGACCCCCGCCGCTGCCCAAGACACGCCGCGCGCGTCTTGA
- a CDS encoding peptidylprolyl isomerase, which translates to MSEDLENTLILTLESGDVRIKLRPDLAPNHVARIKELCRQGFYDGIVFHRVIPGFMAQGGDPEGQGYGGSGKKLKAEFSREPHVRGVCSMARSQNPDSADSQFFICFADARFLDGQYTVWGEVTEGMEHVDALPKGEPPRAPGKIVSFKVAADAA; encoded by the coding sequence ATGTCCGAAGATCTGGAAAACACCCTCATCCTGACGCTGGAAAGCGGTGACGTGCGTATCAAGCTGCGCCCCGACCTCGCCCCCAATCACGTCGCCCGCATCAAGGAACTGTGCCGTCAGGGTTTCTATGACGGTATCGTCTTCCACCGCGTCATTCCGGGCTTCATGGCTCAGGGCGGCGACCCGGAAGGTCAGGGCTATGGCGGTTCGGGCAAGAAGCTGAAGGCCGAGTTTTCGCGTGAGCCGCACGTGCGCGGCGTCTGCTCGATGGCGCGTTCGCAAAACCCCGACTCGGCCGACAGCCAGTTCTTCATCTGCTTTGCCGATGCCCGCTTCCTCGATGGCCAATACACCGTCTGGGGTGAAGTGACAGAAGGCATGGAACACGTCGATGCCCTGCCCAAGGGAGAGCCGCCGCGCGCGCCGGGCAAGATCGTCAGCTTCAAGGTCGCCGCTGACGCCGCCTGA
- a CDS encoding RlmE family RNA methyltransferase — protein sequence MSNDTPEEPRRRMVKPPAGGNLSGRAKGHTAVKTAKQRTQSSAKWLERQLNDPFVQKAKAEGWRSRAAFKLQEIDDRFHILKRGARVVDLGCAPGGWVQMAQSRGAAHVVGVDLLPVDPIPGADMIEADFTDPAIPARLMEMMGDKPDVVLSDLAHNTVGHRQTDHLKIMGLLELASDFALDNLKPGGAFVAKAFQGGETEHLLLKLKLAFRDVKHFKPKSSRADSSEIYIVAQGFKG from the coding sequence ATGAGTAACGACACCCCCGAAGAACCGCGCCGCCGCATGGTCAAGCCGCCCGCAGGCGGCAACCTGTCCGGTCGCGCCAAGGGCCACACGGCGGTCAAAACCGCAAAGCAGCGCACGCAGTCTTCTGCCAAATGGCTGGAGCGGCAACTGAACGACCCCTTTGTGCAGAAGGCCAAGGCCGAGGGCTGGCGCTCGCGCGCCGCCTTTAAGCTACAGGAAATCGACGACCGCTTTCACATCCTCAAGCGCGGTGCGCGCGTGGTCGATCTCGGCTGCGCACCGGGCGGCTGGGTGCAGATGGCCCAGTCGCGCGGCGCGGCGCACGTGGTGGGGGTGGACCTGCTGCCCGTCGATCCCATTCCCGGCGCCGACATGATCGAAGCCGACTTCACCGATCCAGCCATTCCGGCGCGGCTGATGGAGATGATGGGCGATAAGCCGGACGTGGTGCTGTCCGATCTGGCGCACAATACGGTCGGCCACCGTCAGACCGACCACCTCAAGATCATGGGGCTTCTGGAACTGGCGTCGGATTTCGCGCTGGACAATCTCAAGCCCGGCGGAGCGTTCGTCGCCAAGGCCTTTCAGGGCGGTGAGACGGAGCATCTGCTGCTCAAGCTGAAACTCGCCTTCCGCGATGTGAAGCACTTCAAGCCGAAGTCGAGCCGGGCGGATTCGTCAGAAATCTACATCGTGGCGCAAGGGTTCAAAGGGTAG
- a CDS encoding DUF1523 family protein: protein MRRLKTIALTVLAVLTVAVLGWATIPYWSHGQAVVEVTGTTTKREGGRDVYLVFTSSGTFRNTDSLHYLKFDSSDLQGKLNRPARYRINYYGFRVPVLSLYRNITTAEPADQ, encoded by the coding sequence ATGAGACGATTGAAGACGATAGCTCTGACCGTTCTGGCGGTTCTGACCGTGGCGGTGCTGGGCTGGGCGACGATACCGTACTGGAGCCACGGGCAAGCGGTGGTCGAAGTCACCGGCACGACTACGAAACGTGAAGGCGGCAGAGACGTCTATCTGGTCTTCACTTCCTCCGGCACCTTTCGCAATACGGACAGTCTCCACTATCTGAAGTTCGACTCTTCCGATCTTCAGGGCAAGCTGAACCGGCCCGCTCGCTACCGCATAAACTATTATGGTTTTCGTGTTCCTGTGTTATCTCTGTACCGAAATATAACCACGGCCGAACCGGCTGATCAGTAA
- a CDS encoding polyhydroxyalkanoate granule-associated phasin, producing MTRLPLNPFFAWTSLALKSSEMLMASAEVITHRVNRMANADAIPSAEDQREFTLMGQEKLEAGTESLMAMSQYWMRLNQEVSTQAFHNMMDMGHSLTALATSRSAAEALTHQARLADSVMRGVNHAADLSGKAAALTEHGLKPVHSRAVANAKRLKKRK from the coding sequence ATGACCAGATTACCGCTTAATCCGTTCTTTGCCTGGACGTCTCTGGCGCTCAAAAGTTCGGAAATGCTGATGGCTTCGGCGGAGGTCATCACCCACCGCGTCAACCGCATGGCCAATGCCGACGCTATCCCCAGTGCGGAGGATCAGCGCGAATTCACCCTGATGGGGCAGGAAAAGCTCGAAGCCGGAACCGAATCGCTGATGGCGATGAGCCAGTACTGGATGCGCCTCAACCAAGAGGTCAGCACACAGGCCTTTCACAACATGATGGACATGGGCCACAGCCTGACCGCGCTGGCCACCAGCCGTTCAGCGGCAGAGGCCCTGACGCATCAGGCGCGGCTGGCCGACAGCGTGATGCGCGGCGTTAATCACGCTGCCGATCTGTCCGGCAAGGCGGCGGCGCTTACCGAGCATGGCCTGAAACCGGTGCATAGCCGTGCCGTGGCCAATGCCAAGCGTCTGAAAAAACGCAAATAA
- a CDS encoding metallophosphoesterase, whose translation MKRLSIIAALALSASLSGCALLPAASPARVDFVVINDTPYDDTDRAMLAQAIPAVKAQTPPFILHVGDTQSGGEVCGPPDAAFARLLSDLKPIPVFYTPGDNEWTDCDRKDDPATGHKFSELQRLEGLRQRFFATPPVSDGKWHYAQQADMPENARFDYGRFVVVTLNVVGTNNGRDLVMGDDLSVAASAADARDTRNIIWLKAAFTHARKRGAAAVIVATQADMFNQKAEARFVPCHDVVADDKRLCDGFLPVRVALIRESRAFGKPVFLIHGDTSPFTLTQGDLPGDSPSDKAGNLWRLNAAGDAGSDKDKSWGVRDVTTVSIDLSRAQPLTSRGLLTGEVPGRATPGPDAD comes from the coding sequence ATGAAGCGTCTGTCGATCATTGCGGCCCTTGCCCTGTCCGCCAGTTTGAGCGGCTGCGCCCTGCTCCCCGCCGCCTCACCGGCGCGGGTCGATTTCGTCGTCATCAATGACACGCCCTATGACGATACAGACCGCGCCATGCTGGCTCAGGCGATACCGGCAGTGAAAGCGCAAACGCCTCCCTTTATCCTGCACGTCGGCGATACGCAGTCGGGCGGCGAAGTCTGCGGCCCGCCGGATGCGGCCTTTGCCCGCCTGCTGTCTGATCTCAAGCCCATTCCGGTCTTTTACACGCCCGGCGATAACGAATGGACCGACTGCGACCGTAAGGATGATCCGGCGACAGGGCACAAATTCTCCGAATTGCAAAGGCTGGAGGGCCTGCGTCAGCGCTTCTTTGCCACGCCGCCGGTCAGCGACGGTAAGTGGCACTATGCGCAACAGGCGGACATGCCGGAAAATGCCCGCTTCGATTACGGGCGTTTCGTTGTGGTGACGTTGAATGTGGTCGGTACCAATAATGGCCGTGATCTGGTCATGGGCGACGATTTAAGTGTGGCGGCCAGCGCTGCCGATGCGCGCGACACTCGCAATATCATTTGGCTGAAAGCCGCCTTTACCCATGCCCGCAAACGCGGTGCCGCCGCGGTCATCGTCGCCACGCAGGCCGATATGTTCAATCAAAAGGCTGAGGCGCGCTTTGTCCCCTGTCACGACGTGGTCGCCGACGACAAGCGCCTGTGCGACGGCTTCCTGCCGGTGCGGGTGGCCCTGATCCGTGAAAGCCGCGCCTTCGGCAAGCCGGTCTTTCTGATCCACGGTGACACCTCGCCCTTTACCCTGACGCAGGGCGACCTGCCCGGCGACAGCCCGTCGGACAAGGCCGGCAATCTGTGGCGGCTGAACGCGGCGGGCGATGCCGGATCGGACAAGGACAAAAGCTGGGGCGTGCGCGATGTGACCACGGTTAGCATCGACCTATCTAGGGCGCAGCCCCTCACCTCACGCGGCCTGCTGACCGGCGAAGTACCGGGCCGTGCGACGCCGGGCCCGGACGCGGATTGA